The Solanum dulcamara chromosome 2, daSolDulc1.2, whole genome shotgun sequence region GGTGGCTTTATCTCATATGTTTAAGTTTCACTATACAAAGTTATCCAATACTTATATCAGTCAGAGATAGCATATCTCAGATTAAATAGCCAAGATACGCATAGGTGTGGGTCTAAAATGGTGAGAGCAAATTCCCAAAAACTCAGTAACTTTTgtacaaattttatatttatattaaaaaaattattaaatattatataagaaaTATATTGTCTCAACTGAATAACAAAGTCGCCTCATGGTCAATAAGGGTTTAATTTATCTAGGACacatataataaattttaaattagggGTAAAAACACACATAATTAAAGTATTCCctattttctgatttttttatttaaattatcagGTGTGTGAGTTTTCTACCTGAACTATCATCAAATGATTATCGAAACACACATCAATTATTAGTTATTCATTTTTCCTACCTGAACAATAATGATATTTCAAGTAGAAAAAGTAAACAACTGATAATTGAGATATGTTTCAATATACACAAATAGGTAGTAATACAAGTAGAAAATTCACACACCTGATAATTCAGTTACAAAACTCAAAAATCTAAATTACTTAGGTATATTATTACCTCTTCACTcataattcttttaaaatttgaaatcgtATAAACTTCAATCATGAGTAAATTGATTCAAACGCAACCATTTTGaaaaaagggggaaaaaaaGTAACAAGAGTCTCCTTGAGTTCTTTTTTTGATActccaaatatatataaaaaattccaAAGGGGAGAAAAAGTAAGCactgtatataaaaaaaaagatacgaTAATCCCTTCAAAATTCTTATCTATTAAaacacaaatttaaaatattaaaaaaataaaataaaataaaatctagaCAGCTGTTGGATGAACAAACGACAGCCACGAAAACATTTAGATTCTTTGGAAAATGGGCCAGGGGAGAGAACAAGGTAGTGGTCATCTGTGATACACGTGGAAGTCATCTAGAGCTTGATTTTTCActttacttttattattattattaagatACTGGGGACCACAAAATTCTAGCTGACTGCTGTTGAGCTGGCAGGTGCCTTCCACTCTGATGGCTGGTTTTATTCCATGTCAAATACCATATAATTATCAAACGACCAATCGACATGTCACATGTTTAGTGGCGGAGTCAGAAAAGGTTCAAAAATATGAAGGTATTAGATACGCGAATTAGCTGAAaaaaatttgatatttattagatatagttatatatataaaaaattatttaaattgtgtATAAATAAAcactataattttttatcaaagGGGATACATATGAACCTCCTGACTATAAGGTAGTTGCGTTCCTACACACGTGTTGAAAAGACTCGATATATTTCATCTAATTTAATATTTCCTTCGGCTCTCAATTTATGTAATATTGTTTGAGTTGACACAGAGTTtaagaaagaataatttttttgaatttttagtgtAGAACAAGTCATAGATATTTCTGTTACTATAATTTAGTAAAACTCAATTGGCTTTTGATACAGGTGTGAAGCAAGTCTATTGGGGAAGGATAGAAAAAAGCTCTATGCAATTAtttcattaaggataaaatggaatttataaaatataaattattaccaGATATAAAAATGTTGGCTGACTAAAaaggaatatatatcatataaattggaCTGAGAACGTAATACTTACTCTAATATACTACACCTTTTGTTTTAATTTGCTTGTCCAATTTTTACTTGATacaaaattcaagaaactagaagataacttttgaattttgatcaTAAATTAAAGATAGGTAGAATATATAAAAGTGTCATTTAATCttgtgtaaaaaaaaattgaaatagagggagtagtATTTTATAAGTACTTAAATTACTATCCCGatattttactttatcaatttaattattattttatgtatttagatttaaatatttatattttaatatttaaatatatatttaaattcaaacatgttaattttaatgaaaataaataagttCTAAATAGTCTTCTTTGGgcatgaaatatattttagtatttcCAAAAACTAGCTTGAACTTCAGTCCTTGCAAATACTGAACTTTTATAATTGGATTATCATAAACTATCAAATAATAATATGGGGATTGTTTCAAGTGAAACAATTTACATGCACaaattttcctttaaaaaaagTTCTAGCAAAATTCATATCAAAATACAATTTAACTTTATTAATTCTACATTTAAAATACTctattgttttaattttaaaaattctccAACTCATCTTAATTATTTCTGTAACTCAATTTCATCCTACCAAATTTTGGACAAACTAAGGAgatattgtcaaaaaaaaaaaaaatcttctagACTTAAAACATAAGGATAGTACGTATGACATTTTTAGTCGGACACTATAAAGCAACTTTTCTTATCAATTATCAAATATATTCTATAGTTGCATTGGAGGATTGAGAAAGGTGATCGAAAGTAATGGGAatcaaattcatatttaataCGAGTGTTGACGGTTAGTTgaacttttattatttttttaataaattgaatattattatttaacGCCTGAATCTGaatacatatttaaatattaaaatattatattaaaatataaatattaaatatattaaaatatgaatattaaatAGTTAAGACTGCTAGTTTTCGCAACATATGAATAATAAAATGTAACTTTGATTAAAaactataataataaaatttaaataaaatactaaattcttctaatattatatttaaaaaaaaaaaaaatttatatgacAATTGGTGATGGTGATGACTAACGATGGTGATTGTGTGTCGATTTGATGTTGTTGCCGTAATTGAGGAGTCTAAAGACTTATCAAATTTTTCGATTGATGAATTAATGGATTATTTACAAGTCCATGAGGAAAGAGATAAACAGGTCAGCAGAAAAACAGAAAGAAAAATACTATAATTGAAGGTGGAGACACCTAATTCAAGAGAACACGGTATCAGAGCAGGTAGAGGTCATGTGATCGAATTTCACTGTCATTCatatcaaaaagaattttcaagtACTTGACCAATGAAAAAGAATCAGGTCCACATGTAATGAGAGGTCATTTGAGAATACAATTAAAGGGAAAAGCTCACGATATATTCCTCAACTTTACCATTTAGTATTAATATACCACTTGTTATAAAAATGACTCATATATACTCCTATTGTTATACAAATGACCAACATATACCCCCATCGTTATAAAAGTGCGTCACATATACCCTTTTCATCTTATGTaagtgaaatatttttttttaaaaaataaataaatcatgtaggagcatttttctttttgagaaagttacaaaataaaataaaaaatatacccataaatgaatttttttctaGCAAAGTTTAGCGGTATATTTAATCTttttatacatgaattattttttgacttttttgattatcattatttgggtttcttatttttatttcattttttccttCCATAATTTGTtgtaaaaataagagaaattaaaaaaaagtgtgaatgaaaaaagagagaaaagtaagaaaaaaatttaaaactattttttggcttctatattgtaatttatttttgtaaaaattggGGCATGTATCATAAAGTTTTACAAGAAAAGTAGTGAGAAAATCAAATTtaaccatcaaaataataaatttaaattagccGTTAaatcaaaaagtaaaaaatatatatgtgtgagaaagatcaaatatacacctatatgaatttttaaaaaataaaaaactttaaaaaataaatttaaaattaatttttttacttcCGTTAAAGAAAAAGGGTATGTGCAAGTCATTTGTGTAACAGTGAGAGTATATATGAGCTACTTTtacttttataataaaaaatatattagctTTAATTGACAAAGTTAAAAAATATAGAACCTTCtttcataattaaataataaaaatatgttttctATAATAAATTAAACTCTTAAATAAAATGGTCACATAATTTAATATAACGTTTCTAATATAGGGAATCCGATGAGAGAGAAACATTTTCATAGCTATTTTTCCTAATCCACCTTTCTACAACTTTCTTATCCACGTTCTATTTAGAGGagtgagggggggggggggggtgaagTTAAATAGAAACAGATATTAGTAGTAGTTATGCGCAAAAATCAAATTGATCAATAAATTGAATTGAAACAAATGCTATTGAGTTATTGTTACTAGATTATTGGACTAACGAATTTTGAATGGTTCTAAAAAAACATTTGGGTTATTAGtttgatattaattttttaatattgagtTATTGAATAAATCGATAATTATTAAGATAGTaataaattactattttacctctacataaataataaatattaatatcagcACCTTATTGGTTACTACATTTTCTCTTTAGCTTTCAATTCACATTATTGTCCtagttcttttatttgtattgCGTTagtataattcttttcatgttagTTACTACTGCTTCTATTTTATGAGTATTCTATAAAGTTACATTATTGTCTTATGGTACTAAATTATTAgagaaattatataattattttatgagcatttttttattggttaaatcGAAAATCAAACCGTTAAGAACCAAAAAAACctgataaaaaattattttattaagttgATTATCgatttaacatatttaaaaatcaaaaattaataaatttaattgatAATATATAAAACCGAACCGATCGATATAGATATTAGGAAAAATCTTTACCGGAAATaagataaaagaataaaaaaaaacctCTGACCTTAACTATCCCCTCGACATCGGTGGCCCCCTTATTATGATTGAATACTCATTCTGGTTACTAATCATTCTTATGTCGAGCTTCCTTTTCAGTCATCTCACTTGGTCCGAGCGGAATTACATCCACACTCTCACTTTCGATCTTCCCCATGCGAACATGAAAAAAGAGCCCTGCCCTTTCGACAAGAGCAGATACGCCTTTTCCTAAAGTCCTTCCCCGATTGACAGAACGTTCTGCTACTGATACTTGAAAAAACAGCTTTGAGGTCTCGTCGCTTCGGTGGGGGAGGGCAGCGAAAGGCCTAGCCCAAGGCATTGGCGAGCAAGTAAGCAAATGCATATGCCAGGGTGCGGAGGCTGGCTTCCAAAACTGCGCCAATTTGCAATTCAATCTTCTGTGTGTAAGGCGGAAGCCCGACTCCCGCATCGGTACCATCTCCTTTTTTACTAGACGAGCTGCCCTGTTAGCCCTTTGCGATGCTTGCTTCTTGTTAGAACTCACACAACGCAAACATAAATGAGCTTTCCGCTTTTCAGTAGGAAATTCAAATTGTGACCTACCGGTTACCGGCTCGGGGCAATCAAGCTCAGAGAGCACTACTGGGAGGTGGCTGATAGACTAGCTTCCCCTCCATCTTGAGGCGAGTCCACAAATAAGATTTTGTCCATTTCTTCTGCCTCTGTTGATGATGCTGAAGCGACCCCTTTCTTTTGAATGCCAGGGATGGAAAAGTGCCCCTCTCCTCGTTCCGCCCTTTCTATTGAGATAGCAGCCTTCGGACTTTGCCTGCCCCACAGCAGACGGGTTGCTTCCTCTGTAGTCACCGGTACCTTGTTGATAAGAGGTTAAGTGTTTACCAGTGATTATGCCTACTCtacctttctttctttaccCTAGACTCCGTTCTTCAAGGAGACTCATGTGCATCGGGATTTCCAATCCTAACAGGAAAGAAAGGGAAACGGATACTCAATTTAAAGTGAGTAAACACAATTCCATAGATTCACCGGACTTCGTAGGTTGAAACAACCAGAGAAGATGAGGACATCTTTCTTTTCGGCCGCCATACGATTCGCCTTAAAGCCGTCCAATGGCACCTGATATGCCAACAAAGGCTTTTCTCTTTGGTGTTAGGTCAAATCTATTGAGAAGAAATTGGGAAAGTAGCTGATGACATGGACAATAAGAAAGGGGGAAAATAGTACTAAAAGCACTTTCCTTTTTTACTTTTGGTTTTGGGACAGAATCAAAAAAACAGCAAACAAACCATACGCACCTAAAAAGAACAAAACTAACTCTGCCCTCCTAGATTTCTCTATTGCCACATACAAATTTGTGGCTACAAATCTTCTACCTTTAGTGACGTGTCACCCCCACGCCCCCAACACCCCGAACTCTAAAgccctttttttcttctcttcttcctctttagTCCCCAAGTCCAAAACTTATAAGACACCAAACATCAAAGAAACAAACCAAGAAGATAAAAATTTGTTCCCATCTTACCATCTTTCAAGAAACAGAAAGTACTTTCATTTCTTTCCCACTTTTggtgtaaaaaaataataatcaagaattgtgaagaagaattcaagaagtcatttttgaaaatgtCTGAAGTTAGAGATCCTGCAATTAAGCTGTTTGGTAAAACAATTGGTATGACACAACAAGCAACCAATTGTTTTTATCTTCATGATGATCATACAAGATCTTCCCCTCTTTCAACTGCTTCAATTGATGATGATAAGGTAAATCGTTTTACCAAATTGCTTACAACTCtgtgatgattttaatgaaaatGGAATTGGGGTTGCTTATTTTAGCTAgtttgattataaattttaaaaaatatttgtttgacagtaaaatttgatcaaattttaaaaatatgatctTTTTGGGATTTTGTGCTCACAAAACTTTGACATGTCCAAATCTACAATTAGATGGAGTTTTAGTAGGTGGGTGAGTTTTGTTTTATGAAAAGATTGGATCTTTCTTGATACCATAGCTTAAAATGGATATGTAAAAAAAGAACAGTTTTAGGAAAGATCCCTGTTTTGGGAATTGTTTTCTCACCATTTTCTGTattggaatttggaaatttACTGTTTagggattttattttttattttttcaatttagaTACCATAGAACTCAGTCTTTTCTATCTGATAAAAAGAGCAGTTCTTTAAGCTTTAAGAGGAACTTTTGCTCAGTTAATCaacatttcaaaaaataaatatagatatgATCTTACtttccaattatttttttatatgtttctGTAATTAAGTATGTCAAAGTTGTGTAATTTGGAAAGCACAAGGATTATATGCCCTGAAATATTCAAATCCTGAGGTGTAGCGGAAACCGTCTCTCTATCCTAaaaaagataagagagtaacATCTACGTACATCCTGTGGGATTACATCGGGAAGCTTTATGGTGATCATATTGTAATGTTCTTTCATTAAGTGGAACTGTAAAACAACTTCTAGTAGTGGAGATTTAGGCGTAAATATTcgttaccttgttcaattgcttATGCATGCTAAAACGATAAGATCGTCGCCTTTTCAGTGACAAATAGTTTTGATTTGTTGTGAGAGCTCAAATTAACCTCTTTTTTCTTGTCAATTGATCAGATTACTTTAGAAGGAGAACTTACACAAAGCAAACAAGATGATGAACTTGTCGATCCAACAGCAGACTCATCGGTTGAACCAGAAACATCGTCTGGTATAAGCGATGACCTCAAGATGCAGGATGCAGATAAAGAAACATTATCATCAAAATCTATGGAGGAGGAAGATTTGAGTGAGGAAAAGGAACTCAAGAAGCCTGACAAATTGATTCCTTGTCCGCGATGTAATAGCATGGAAACAAAATTCTGCTATTATAACAATTACAACGTCAACCAGCCTCGTTATTTCTGCAAGAACTGCCAGAGATATTGGACTGCTGGAGGTACAATGAGAAATGTGCCTGTGGGTTCTGGACGCCGCAAGAACAAAAGTTCTTCCATTTCAAATTATCCTCTTCAAGCAAGGCGAGTCGAAGCAGCAGCACACGGAATGCACCTTCCTGCTTTAAGGACAAATGGAACTGTCCTTACATTTGGATCAGATAAACCCCTTTGTGATTCCATGGTTTCTGCATTTAACTTAGCTGAGAATTCACATAATATGAATCGAAATGAATTCCATGGAATCGGGAGTGATCAATCAAATGGAACTTGTAGTACAGCATCAAGTGTTACTGACAAAGAAAGCAATTCTGGTACACATGATTTAGCTAATTGGAATAATTTCCAGGGATTTCCTCCTCAAGTACCTTACTTTCAGGGCGCTCCGTGGTCTTATTCTGGTTTTCCAGTATCATTCTATCCAGCAAAACCGTACTGGGGCTGCACCGTAGCAAATCCTTGGAACGTTCCTTGGCTTTCTTCTGATCAATCGGTCCATAACAACAGTCCTACTTCACCGACATTAGGAAAACATTCTCGGGATGAAAGCAAGCTTGATCAATCACTATCGCGGAGAAGAGATACAAATTTGCAGGATAGAGAAGGGGAGAGATGTGTACTGATTCCTAAGACATTAAGGATTCATGATCCAAATGAAGCAGCTAAAAGCTCTATATGGTCAACACTAGGTATCAGGAATGAGAAGATTGATTCGGCTCGTGGGACAATGCTCTTCAGTGCCTTTAATCCAAAAGCTGATCATATAAATCATGAACATGATGCTTCTTTTGCCCTGCAAGCTAATCCAGCAGCCTTGTCTAGATCACTTAATTTCCGCGAGAGCACACGATGATAAAGACTTACAACATGGTTGCTTAGTACCAATCACTGATGTTAGTGCAGCACCTAATCATGAATATAGCCTCTTGCAGAAATTTTCTGCAAATAGACCTTTGTGGACCGGCTCTTACTCGGACCCTACATATAGTTCTTCAAAATACAAACTTTTATAGTTTTGCAGTATACTATGTACCTTGTACATATACCTATAGAGTTATTAACAGAGAGATAAATAAGATGCAGCTGAAGTTTTTAACAACTTCTGATATTGATAGTTTTATTCTGAATATTTGCACtaatttttatgataataatcAATCATTATGGACTCCGTGTTACGGTTACTTTAACTACTT contains the following coding sequences:
- the LOC129880158 gene encoding cyclic dof factor 1-like yields the protein MSEVRDPAIKLFGKTIGMTQQATNCFYLHDDHTRSSPLSTASIDDDKITLEGELTQSKQDDELVDPTADSSVEPETSSGISDDLKMQDADKETLSSKSMEEEDLSEEKELKKPDKLIPCPRCNSMETKFCYYNNYNVNQPRYFCKNCQRYWTAGGTMRNVPVGSGRRKNKSSSISNYPLQARRVEAAAHGMHLPALRTNGTVLTFGSDKPLCDSMVSAFNLAENSHNMNRNEFHGIGSDQSNGTCSTASSVTDKESNSGTHDLANWNNFQGFPPQVPYFQGAPWSYSGFPVSFYPAKPYWGCTVANPWNVPWLSSDQSVHNNSPTSPTLGKHSRDESKLDQSLSRRRDTNLQDREGERCVLIPKTLRIHDPNEAAKSSIWSTLGIRNEKIDSARGTMLFSAFNPKADHINHEHDASFALQANPAALSRSLNFRESTR